A genome region from Brassica oleracea var. oleracea cultivar TO1000 chromosome C2, BOL, whole genome shotgun sequence includes the following:
- the LOC106323258 gene encoding anthocyanidin reductase-like, which translates to MTSTDQTTGTKKVCVIGGTGNLASILIDRLLQSGYEVNTTVRDPENEKKMAVLRVLQEQGDLNIFKADLTDEGSFNSPVSGCEYVFHVATPISFTSQDPEKDMINPAIQGVINVLKSCLNSNSVKRVIYTSSAAAVSINNLSGPGLVMTEENWSDIDFLRKEKPFNWAYPISKVLAEKAAYQFAQENNIDLVTVVPALIAGNTLIDDPPPSSLSLSMSLITRKEMHLNALKEMQKLS; encoded by the exons ATGACAAGCACTGATCAGACCACCGGAACTAAGAAGGTTTGTGTCATCGGTGGCACAGGAAACTTAGCCTCTATTCTCATCGATCGTTTGCTTCAAAGTGGCTACGAAGTTAACACCACCGTTAGAGATCCAG AAAATGAGAAGAAAATGGCAGTCCTTAGGGTACTTCAAGAGCAAGGGGACCTTAACATCTTCAAGGCGGACTTGACCGATGAAGGGAGTTTCAATTCACCAGTCTCGGGGTGTGAATATGTTTTCCATGTCGCAACGCCAATCAGCTTTACATCTCAAGATCCAGAG AAAGACATGATCAATCCAGCGATACAAGGAGTGATCAACGTGTTGAAATCTTGCTTAAATTCGAACTCAGTCAAGCGCGTGATCTACACTTCTTCAGCTGCCGCGGTTTCTATCAACAATCTTTCAGGACCTGGACTTGTGATGACCGAAGAAAACTGGTCTGATATTGATTTTCTCAGAAAGGAGAAGCCGTTTAACTGG GCCTACCCAATCTCAAAGGTGTTAGCAGAAAAGGCAGCTTATCAATTTGCGCAAGAGAATAATATCGATCTCGTTACCGTGGTTCCAGCACTCATAGCTGGAAACACTCTCATCGATGATCCTCCTCCGAGCAGTTTATCTCTCTCGATGTCTTTGATTACCC GGAAAGAAATGCATCTGAACGCTCTCAAGGAAATGCAGAAGCTATCT
- the LOC106323259 gene encoding malate dehydrogenase [NADP], chloroplastic-like, which produces MAMSELSTPKTTSPFLRSSSQLRLSSKLHLSNQFRHLLLPPPLHTTSISKSLALFSQNSQAPVAVQENGSVKTKKECYGVFCLTYDLKALASGSVLGPNQPIALKLLGSERSIQALEGVAMELEDSLFPLLREVDIGTYPYEVFQDVDWALLIGAKPRGPGMERAALF; this is translated from the exons ATGGCCATGTCTGAGCTTTCAACCCCCAAAACGACGTCGCCTTTCCTCCGCTCTTCGTCTCAGCTTCGCCTCTCCTCCAAGTTGCATCTTTCAAACCAGTTTCGCCATCTTCTTCTTCCTCCACCTCTCCACACAACTTCCATCTCCAAATCTCTTGCTCTGTTTTCTCAGAA TAGCCAAGCACCTGTCGCGGTTCAAGAAAATGGGTCGGTGAAGACGAAGAAAGAGTGTTATGGAGTGTTCTGCCTCACCTATGACCTCAAAGCT CTTGCTTCAGGTTCAGTGTTAGGACCAAACCAGCCCATTGCTTTGAAACTTCTTGGATCAGAGAGATCAATCCAAGCCCTCGAAGGTGTTGCAATGGAGCTGGAGGATTCCTTGTTCCCCTTGTTGAGAGAAGTTGATATAGGAACATATCCATATGAAGTGTTTCAAGATGTGGACTGGGCTCTTCTGATTGGTGCAAAGCCTCGAGGACCTGGAATGGAACGTGCTGCTTTGTTCTGA